From Pseudomonas putida, one genomic window encodes:
- the rep gene encoding DNA helicase Rep, with protein MSRLNPRQQEARDYVGGPLLVLAGAGSGKTSVITRKIAHLIQNCGIRAQYIVAMTFTNKAAREMKERVATLLRPGEGRGLTVCTFHNLGLNIIRKEHDKLGYKPGFSIFDESDIKALLSDIMQKEYSGDDGIDEIKNMIGAWKNDLILPAEALEKARNPREQTAAIVYTHYQRTLKAFNAVDFDDLILQPVKLFQEHPEVLERWQNRVRYLLVDEYQDTNASQYLLVKMLIGMRNQFTVVGDDDQSIYAWRGARPENLMLLKEDYPSLKIVMLEQNYRSTSRILRCANVLIANNPHAFEKQLWSEMGVGDEIRVIRCKNEDAEAERVAMEILTLHLRTNRPYSDFAILYRGNYQAKLIELKLQHHQVPYRLSGGNSFFGRQEVKDLMAYLRLLVNPDDDNAYLRVINVPRREIGSTTLEKLGNYATERGVSMYAASEELGLGEHLDARYTERLQRFKHWLDGVRHKVALEDPIAALHEMIRDIDYENWIRQQTASDKAAEFRISNVWFLVEALKNTLEKDEEGDMTIEDAIGKLVLRDMLERQQEEEENAEGVQMMTLHASKGLEFPYVFIMGMEEEILPHRSSIEADTIEEERRLAYVGITRARQTLAFTFAAKRKQYGEIIDCTPSRFLDELPPDDLAWEGLDDAPVEVKAARGNNALADIRAMLKR; from the coding sequence ATGTCCCGACTCAATCCCAGGCAACAGGAAGCCCGTGACTACGTCGGCGGCCCTCTTTTGGTGCTCGCCGGTGCAGGCTCCGGCAAGACCAGCGTGATCACGCGCAAGATTGCCCACCTGATCCAGAACTGCGGCATCCGTGCCCAGTACATCGTCGCGATGACCTTCACCAACAAGGCTGCGCGCGAGATGAAGGAGCGGGTCGCCACCCTGCTGCGCCCGGGGGAAGGCCGAGGCCTGACGGTGTGTACCTTCCACAACCTGGGCCTGAACATCATCCGCAAGGAGCACGACAAGCTGGGCTACAAGCCGGGCTTTTCGATCTTCGACGAGTCGGATATCAAGGCGCTGCTGTCGGACATCATGCAGAAGGAGTATTCCGGCGACGACGGCATCGACGAGATCAAGAACATGATCGGTGCCTGGAAGAATGACCTGATCCTGCCCGCCGAAGCCCTGGAAAAAGCGCGAAACCCGCGCGAGCAGACCGCCGCCATCGTCTACACCCATTACCAGCGCACGCTCAAGGCGTTCAACGCGGTGGACTTCGACGACCTGATCCTGCAGCCGGTCAAGCTGTTCCAGGAGCACCCCGAAGTGCTGGAGCGCTGGCAGAACCGCGTGCGCTACCTGCTGGTGGACGAATACCAGGACACCAACGCCAGCCAGTATCTGCTGGTGAAGATGCTGATCGGCATGCGCAACCAGTTCACCGTGGTGGGTGACGATGACCAGTCGATCTACGCCTGGCGTGGTGCGCGCCCCGAGAACCTGATGCTGCTCAAGGAAGACTACCCTTCCCTGAAAATCGTCATGCTCGAACAGAACTACCGCTCCACCAGCCGCATCCTGCGCTGCGCCAACGTGCTGATCGCCAACAACCCGCATGCCTTCGAGAAGCAGCTGTGGAGCGAGATGGGCGTGGGCGACGAGATCCGTGTGATCCGCTGCAAGAATGAGGACGCCGAGGCCGAGCGTGTGGCCATGGAAATCCTCACCCTGCACCTGCGCACCAACCGCCCTTACAGTGACTTCGCCATCCTCTACCGCGGTAACTACCAGGCCAAGCTGATCGAGCTGAAACTGCAGCACCATCAGGTGCCGTATCGCCTGTCGGGCGGCAACAGCTTCTTCGGCCGCCAGGAAGTCAAGGACCTGATGGCCTACCTGCGCTTGCTGGTGAACCCGGATGACGACAACGCCTACCTGCGGGTGATCAACGTACCGCGCCGCGAGATCGGCTCGACCACCCTGGAAAAGCTCGGCAACTACGCGACCGAACGGGGCGTGTCGATGTATGCCGCCAGCGAAGAACTGGGCTTGGGCGAGCATCTGGACGCGCGTTATACCGAGCGTCTGCAGCGTTTCAAGCATTGGCTCGACGGCGTGCGCCACAAAGTCGCCCTGGAAGACCCGATCGCAGCGCTGCACGAGATGATCCGCGACATCGACTATGAAAACTGGATTCGCCAGCAAACGGCCAGCGACAAAGCCGCCGAGTTCCGCATCAGCAACGTCTGGTTCCTGGTAGAAGCACTGAAGAACACCCTCGAGAAGGACGAAGAGGGTGACATGACCATCGAGGACGCCATCGGCAAGCTGGTGCTGCGTGACATGCTCGAGCGTCAGCAGGAAGAGGAAGAAAACGCCGAGGGGGTGCAGATGATGACCCTGCACGCGTCCAAAGGCCTGGAATTCCCGTACGTGTTCATCATGGGCATGGAGGAGGAAATCCTCCCCCACCGCTCGAGCATCGAAGCCGACACCATCGAAGAGGAACGCCGCCTGGCCTACGTGGGCATTACCCGCGCCCGCCAGACCCTGGCCTTCACCTTCGCTGCCAAACGCAAGCAGTATGGCGAAATCATCGACTGC
- a CDS encoding putative bifunctional diguanylate cyclase/phosphodiesterase has protein sequence MSTPVEPLRLLLLADEPEWAALLRECLLPLNGTAVLLTAPNWAAVDSLFSQDRQAVILATQALQPAPGRCELPTILLLDEEPLTPPTGVSDWLVRSQLNTDALRRSLRHVRERGVLVATLQRLAEQDPLTGIANRQGFQALLTARLAENDGRGVALGHLDLDNFRHVNDALGHQGGDRLILQVVSRLKQQLAAGDQLARLGSDEFALLIDTRRDNGRAERIAECIVEALAEPYWIDGESLLLGCSLGLAHARAQSGADPLMWHAHIAMRQAKSSQGCTFHVFNERINRNARSLADLEGELRRALRRDELELHYQPRLNLGDGSIVGLEALVRWRHAERGLLPPSEFVPLAEQSGLIVPLGYWVISRALRDMQALRESGLAPLHMAVNLSFRQFQDSQLLATLSRLIIEHGVDARWLEFELTETAVMRRNELVRQTMDALGRLGVRFSLDDFGTGFSSFVHLNSLPITLLKVDRSFVAEMEMREENRKLVHAMINLAHNLNLEVVAEGVESPEQMALLREFGCDQVQGFLVSKPLPVDELVAYLRQACERKLTQVL, from the coding sequence TTGTCCACGCCTGTCGAACCTTTGCGTTTGCTGTTGTTGGCTGATGAGCCGGAATGGGCCGCCTTGTTGCGCGAATGCCTGCTGCCGCTGAACGGTACAGCGGTACTGCTGACTGCGCCCAACTGGGCTGCAGTGGACAGCCTGTTCAGCCAAGACCGCCAGGCCGTGATCCTGGCCACCCAGGCCCTGCAACCTGCGCCGGGGCGTTGCGAGCTGCCGACCATCTTGTTGCTGGACGAGGAGCCGCTGACCCCACCCACAGGCGTCAGCGACTGGCTGGTGCGCAGCCAGTTGAATACCGATGCGCTTCGCCGTTCCTTGCGCCACGTACGCGAACGTGGCGTGCTGGTGGCCACCTTGCAGCGCCTGGCCGAGCAGGACCCGCTGACGGGCATCGCCAACCGCCAGGGTTTCCAGGCCCTGCTGACCGCCCGGCTGGCTGAGAACGACGGGCGCGGAGTAGCCCTTGGGCACCTGGACCTGGACAACTTTCGTCATGTCAACGATGCCCTCGGCCACCAGGGTGGCGATCGGCTGATCCTGCAGGTGGTGTCACGCCTGAAGCAGCAACTGGCGGCCGGCGACCAGCTGGCGCGCCTGGGCAGTGATGAATTTGCCCTGCTGATCGACACCCGCCGCGACAACGGCCGCGCCGAACGCATCGCCGAATGCATCGTCGAAGCCCTGGCCGAGCCTTACTGGATCGACGGCGAAAGCCTGTTGCTTGGCTGCAGCCTGGGCCTTGCCCATGCCCGCGCGCAAAGCGGCGCCGACCCATTGATGTGGCATGCACATATCGCCATGCGCCAGGCCAAAAGCAGCCAGGGCTGTACCTTCCATGTGTTCAATGAGCGAATCAACCGCAACGCCCGCAGCCTCGCCGACCTGGAAGGCGAACTGCGCAGGGCCCTGCGTCGTGATGAGCTGGAGCTGCACTACCAGCCACGGCTGAACCTGGGCGATGGCAGCATCGTCGGCCTTGAGGCGCTGGTGCGCTGGCGTCATGCCGAGCGCGGCCTGTTGCCGCCGAGCGAGTTCGTGCCGTTGGCCGAGCAGAGCGGGTTGATCGTGCCGTTGGGCTACTGGGTTATCTCCCGTGCCCTGCGTGACATGCAGGCCTTGCGCGAGAGCGGCCTGGCCCCCCTGCACATGGCGGTCAACCTGAGTTTTCGCCAGTTCCAGGACAGCCAGCTGCTGGCGACCCTGAGCCGGCTGATCATCGAACATGGCGTCGACGCCCGCTGGCTGGAGTTCGAACTGACCGAAACGGCGGTGATGCGCCGCAATGAGCTGGTCCGCCAGACCATGGATGCTCTGGGGCGCCTTGGCGTGCGCTTCTCGCTCGACGATTTCGGCACCGGTTTCTCATCCTTCGTGCACCTGAACAGCCTGCCGATCACCTTGCTCAAGGTCGATCGCAGCTTTGTCGCCGAAATGGAGATGCGCGAGGAAAACCGCAAGCTGGTGCACGCGATGATCAACCTGGCGCACAATCTCAACCTCGAGGTAGTGGCCGAGGGCGTTGAAAGCCCTGAGCAGATGGCCTTGCTACGCGAGTTCGGCTGTGACCAGGTGCAGGGGTTTCTGGTCAGCAAGCCACTGCCGGTGGATGAGCTGGTGGCGTACCTGCGGCAGGCGTGTGAGCGCAAGCTGACGCAAGTGCTCTAG
- a CDS encoding NorM family multidrug efflux MATE transporter — MHVAPTKELKALLRLAGPLVASQLAHMLMVLTDTLMMARISPQALAGGGLGAASYSFVSIFCLGVIAAVGTLVAIRKGANDIEGATRLAQNGLWLAWGLALVAALALWNLKPVLLLFGQQPENVASATEFLTLLPLALPGYLTFMALRGFTSALGRSTPVMVISLIGTVLNYLFNVALIEGMFGLPKLGLMGIGLVTAVVSMGMAIALALYIRWHPAYAAYPLRKGLSRPSLPALRELWRLGLPIGGTYMVEVGLFAFAALCMGVLGSTELAAHQIALQIVSTAFMVPTGLSYAVTMRVGLYYGAGNLPAARSAGRVGISFGALIMFAFAALFWLRPEMLVSLFIDGNDPAFAPIYQLAVSLLMVAAWFELFDGVQTIAMGSIRGLKDAKTTFLIGLCCYWLVGAPSAWLLTFNLGGGAVGVWWGLALGLACASVALTLAFEWRMKRMLGKAGAGAQAAVSA, encoded by the coding sequence ATGCACGTCGCGCCCACTAAAGAACTCAAGGCTTTGCTGCGCCTGGCCGGGCCGCTGGTTGCCTCGCAGTTGGCGCACATGCTGATGGTGTTGACCGACACCCTGATGATGGCCCGCATCAGCCCCCAGGCCTTGGCCGGCGGTGGGCTGGGGGCTGCGAGCTATTCGTTCGTGTCGATCTTCTGCCTGGGGGTGATCGCTGCAGTCGGCACGCTGGTGGCGATCCGCAAGGGCGCCAATGACATCGAAGGCGCCACCCGGCTGGCGCAAAACGGTTTGTGGCTGGCCTGGGGGCTGGCGCTGGTGGCCGCGCTGGCGTTGTGGAACCTCAAACCGGTGTTGCTGCTGTTCGGCCAACAGCCTGAAAACGTCGCCTCGGCCACCGAATTCCTCACCCTCTTGCCACTGGCGCTGCCGGGCTACCTGACCTTCATGGCCCTGCGCGGTTTCACCAGCGCCTTGGGCCGCTCGACCCCGGTGATGGTCATCAGCCTGATCGGTACGGTGCTCAACTACCTGTTCAACGTCGCGCTGATCGAAGGCATGTTCGGCCTGCCCAAGCTTGGGCTGATGGGCATCGGCCTGGTCACCGCCGTTGTGTCCATGGGCATGGCCATCGCGCTGGCCTTGTACATCCGCTGGCACCCGGCCTATGCCGCCTACCCGCTGCGCAAGGGCCTGTCGCGCCCTTCGCTGCCGGCCTTGCGCGAGCTGTGGCGCCTGGGCTTGCCGATCGGGGGCACCTACATGGTGGAGGTCGGCCTGTTCGCGTTTGCCGCGCTGTGCATGGGTGTACTTGGCAGCACCGAGCTTGCGGCCCACCAGATTGCCCTGCAGATCGTTTCTACCGCATTCATGGTGCCGACCGGGCTTTCGTATGCGGTGACCATGCGCGTAGGGCTGTATTACGGTGCCGGCAACCTGCCGGCGGCGCGCAGTGCCGGGCGGGTAGGCATCAGCTTTGGCGCGCTGATCATGTTCGCCTTCGCGGCACTGTTCTGGCTGCGCCCGGAGATGCTGGTGAGCCTGTTCATCGATGGTAATGATCCAGCGTTTGCGCCGATCTACCAGCTGGCAGTGAGCTTGCTGATGGTGGCGGCCTGGTTCGAGCTGTTCGATGGTGTGCAGACCATCGCCATGGGTTCGATCCGCGGGTTGAAGGATGCCAAGACCACCTTCCTGATCGGCCTTTGCTGCTACTGGCTGGTCGGAGCGCCAAGTGCGTGGTTGCTGACCTTCAACCTGGGTGGCGGTGCAGTCGGTGTGTGGTGGGGGCTGGCATTGGGGCTGGCGTGTGCTTCGGTGGCGCTGACCCTGGCCTTTGAGTGGCGGATGAAGCGGATGCTGGGCAAGGCGGGAGCGGGTGCACAGGCTGCTGTTTCGGCCTGA
- a CDS encoding LysR substrate-binding domain-containing protein: MSRQLPALYALRAFEAAARLSSFTRAGQELSITQSAVSRHIRTLEEHFACRLFIRSGRSLQLTEAARVLLPGVREGFAALERACDTLRGEDDILRMKAPSTLTMRWLLARLSQFRHLQPGNEVQLTSAWMDVDHVDFNQEPFDCAVLLSDGAFPPDWEVRRLFSELLIPVGAPDLLKEGPLDERRLAGIELLHPTPDKRDWREWLERMGLADSVSLKGGQVFDTLELGMIAAARGYGISMGDLLMVAEDVAQGRLSLPWPTAVPSGMDYYLVWPRTRPGGERLRRLSVFLQEEAAAVSLPAVQILPAV, encoded by the coding sequence ATGTCCCGTCAGCTGCCTGCGCTGTATGCGCTGCGCGCATTCGAAGCCGCCGCCCGGCTCAGCTCGTTCACCCGTGCCGGCCAGGAGCTGTCGATCACCCAGAGTGCGGTCAGCCGCCACATCCGTACCTTGGAGGAGCACTTTGCCTGTCGCCTGTTCATCCGCAGCGGCCGCAGCCTGCAATTGACCGAGGCCGCCCGGGTGCTGCTGCCCGGCGTGCGTGAGGGCTTTGCCGCGCTGGAGCGCGCGTGCGACACCTTGCGCGGTGAGGACGACATACTGCGCATGAAGGCGCCGTCGACGCTGACCATGCGCTGGCTGCTGGCGCGCCTGAGCCAGTTCCGGCACTTGCAGCCGGGCAATGAAGTGCAGTTGACCAGCGCCTGGATGGATGTCGACCACGTGGACTTCAACCAGGAACCTTTCGACTGCGCGGTATTGCTCAGTGATGGCGCTTTTCCGCCGGACTGGGAGGTACGCCGGCTGTTTTCCGAGCTACTGATCCCGGTGGGCGCACCCGACCTGCTCAAGGAAGGCCCTTTGGACGAGCGCAGGCTGGCCGGCATCGAGCTGTTGCACCCGACCCCCGACAAGCGTGACTGGCGAGAATGGCTGGAGCGCATGGGGCTGGCTGACAGCGTTTCACTCAAGGGTGGGCAGGTGTTCGACACCTTGGAGCTGGGGATGATTGCGGCGGCGCGTGGCTACGGGATATCCATGGGTGACCTGCTGATGGTCGCCGAGGATGTTGCGCAGGGTCGTTTGAGCCTGCCATGGCCGACGGCGGTGCCCAGTGGCATGGATTACTACCTGGTCTGGCCGAGAACCCGGCCGGGTGGGGAGCGGTTGCGGCGGTTGAGTGTATTTCTGCAGGAAGAGGCCGCGGCGGTGAGCCTGCCGGCTGTGCAAATACTGCCGGCCGTCTGA
- a CDS encoding methyl-accepting chemotaxis protein: protein MNIADNMAGTERMARDNAQQTRIGRSAMDEASSSLRQIAEALGGTATVMDTLGARSQEIGGIVGVITAIAEQTNLLALNAAIEAARAGEQGRGFAVVADEVRGLAARTRQATDEISGMIASIQQQTGHAISTLEQGNQLMQEGLTRNDKVAEALARIDEQSRVAGEQFTVISTATQEQSSTATVLSRNLQSIAQANSEQRDVANELAFTAKELEGLAAQLRQEVDRFR from the coding sequence ATGAACATCGCTGACAACATGGCGGGCACCGAGCGCATGGCCCGTGACAATGCCCAGCAGACCCGCATCGGCCGTAGCGCGATGGATGAAGCGTCGAGTTCGTTGCGCCAGATCGCCGAGGCCCTGGGTGGCACTGCAACGGTGATGGACACACTGGGTGCACGCTCCCAGGAAATCGGTGGCATTGTTGGGGTGATTACCGCCATTGCCGAACAGACCAACCTGTTGGCGCTCAACGCGGCCATCGAAGCGGCGCGGGCGGGCGAGCAGGGCCGTGGATTTGCCGTGGTGGCTGACGAGGTTCGTGGCCTGGCGGCGCGTACGCGTCAAGCGACGGATGAAATCTCCGGGATGATCGCCAGTATCCAGCAGCAGACCGGCCATGCCATCAGCACCCTGGAGCAGGGCAACCAGCTGATGCAGGAAGGCCTGACACGCAACGACAAGGTGGCTGAAGCGCTGGCGCGTATTGACGAGCAAAGCCGCGTCGCGGGTGAGCAGTTCACGGTGATCAGCACTGCCACCCAGGAGCAAAGCAGCACCGCAACGGTGCTAAGCCGTAACCTGCAGAGCATTGCCCAAGCCAACAGCGAACAGCGTGACGTGGCCAATGAGCTGGCCTTTACCGCCAAGGAGCTGGAAGGGTTGGCGGCGCAGTTGCGCCAGGAAGTCGACCGGTTTCGTTGA
- a CDS encoding VOC family protein, giving the protein MPAHDFVSPDSIRAQFSAAMSLMYKQEVPLYGTLLALVSEINQQVMAQQPEVAQALRWTGEVERLDQERHGAIRVGTAQELATIARLFAVMGMQPVGYYDLSSAGVPVHSTAFRAVHEQALHISPFRVFTSLLRLELIDDPALRELAQSLLAKRKIFTARALELITQCERDGGLNATDAEAFVQEALHTFRWHQEATVTAEQYQQLHDQHRLIADVVAFKGPHINHLTPRTLDIDAIQLGMPAKGIPPKAVVEGPPTRRHPILLRQTSFKALQEKVAFRDQHGSEGSHTARFGEIEQRGAALTPKGRQLYDTLLDATRAALGGAPAEANAERYMALLKEHFAAFPDDLAQMREQGLAYFRYFATEKGMAAREQAERPTTLQGLIEAGHVHFEALVYEDFLPVSAAGIFQSNLGDDAQAEYGSNANREAFEAALGLQVLDELALYAQTEQRSVQACAQALNLELV; this is encoded by the coding sequence ATGCCCGCCCACGATTTCGTCAGCCCCGACAGCATCCGCGCGCAGTTCTCTGCCGCCATGTCGCTCATGTACAAACAGGAAGTGCCGCTGTACGGCACGCTGCTGGCGCTGGTGAGCGAAATCAACCAGCAGGTCATGGCCCAGCAGCCTGAGGTGGCCCAGGCGCTGCGCTGGACCGGCGAGGTGGAGCGCCTGGACCAGGAGCGCCACGGCGCCATCCGGGTCGGCACAGCACAAGAGCTGGCCACCATCGCCCGGTTGTTCGCGGTGATGGGCATGCAGCCGGTTGGGTACTACGACCTCAGCAGCGCAGGCGTGCCCGTGCACTCCACCGCGTTTCGCGCCGTGCACGAACAGGCACTGCACATCAGCCCGTTCCGCGTCTTCACCTCGCTGCTGCGCCTGGAACTGATCGACGATCCCGCACTGCGTGAGTTGGCACAGAGCCTCCTGGCCAAACGCAAGATCTTCACCGCCCGCGCCCTTGAGCTGATCACCCAGTGCGAGCGCGATGGCGGCCTGAACGCGACCGACGCCGAGGCGTTCGTGCAGGAGGCCCTGCACACCTTCCGCTGGCACCAGGAGGCTACGGTTACCGCCGAGCAGTACCAGCAGTTACACGACCAGCACCGCCTGATCGCTGACGTGGTGGCGTTCAAGGGCCCGCACATCAATCACCTGACCCCGCGCACCCTGGACATCGATGCGATCCAGTTGGGCATGCCGGCCAAAGGTATCCCGCCCAAAGCCGTTGTCGAAGGCCCGCCCACTCGCCGCCACCCAATCCTGCTGCGCCAGACCAGCTTCAAGGCTCTGCAGGAGAAGGTTGCGTTCAGGGACCAGCACGGTAGCGAAGGCAGCCACACCGCACGTTTCGGCGAGATCGAGCAGCGCGGCGCGGCACTCACGCCCAAAGGCCGGCAGCTGTATGACACGCTGCTCGACGCTACCCGTGCAGCCTTGGGCGGCGCACCGGCAGAGGCCAATGCCGAGCGCTACATGGCACTGCTGAAAGAGCACTTTGCCGCGTTTCCGGATGACCTGGCACAGATGCGTGAGCAAGGGCTGGCGTACTTCCGCTATTTCGCGACCGAGAAGGGCATGGCCGCACGCGAGCAGGCTGAGCGCCCGACCACTCTGCAGGGCTTGATCGAGGCCGGCCATGTGCACTTCGAGGCGCTGGTCTACGAAGACTTCCTGCCAGTGAGCGCGGCGGGGATCTTCCAGTCCAACCTGGGTGACGATGCCCAGGCCGAGTATGGCAGCAACGCCAACCGCGAGGCCTTCGAAGCGGCATTGGGGCTGCAGGTACTGGATGAGCTGGCGCTGTACGCGCAGACTGAGCAGCGCTCGGTGCAGGCTTGTGCGCAGGCATTGAACCTGGAGTTGGTGTAA
- a CDS encoding LysR family transcriptional regulator, with the protein MSKRLVPSMTALQCFEAAARHLSFTRAAEELHLTQSAVSKQVAQLEEMLRHHLFLRIRRRLQLTPAGSLYLAEVNKILTQVDMSSRYVLTYGEQTEILKVATQPSFGVRWLIPHLKGFGKRHSNIHLDIRNEMEPFALLQGSADVVFFYGQGTWPGATCIELFREQVVPVCAPELLAGRELGDAAELAELVLLQSTSRPEAWHEWFLELGLHSVSAYHGPRFDTFYMALSAAQAGCGVALVPRYLVAKELSEGSLVIAWNHAMNSTGAHYLAYAEHAAEVPKVRALAQWVLEQLQA; encoded by the coding sequence ATGTCCAAACGCCTCGTGCCTTCCATGACCGCCCTGCAGTGCTTCGAAGCTGCAGCCCGCCACTTGAGCTTTACCCGTGCCGCCGAAGAGCTGCACCTGACCCAGAGCGCGGTCAGCAAGCAGGTCGCACAGCTCGAAGAGATGCTGCGCCACCACCTGTTCCTGCGTATCCGCCGGCGCCTGCAACTAACCCCCGCTGGCAGTCTGTACCTGGCCGAGGTCAACAAGATCCTCACCCAGGTGGACATGTCCAGCCGCTACGTGCTGACCTATGGCGAGCAGACCGAGATATTGAAGGTAGCCACTCAACCGAGTTTTGGCGTGCGTTGGTTGATCCCGCACCTCAAAGGCTTCGGCAAGCGCCACAGCAACATCCATCTGGACATCCGTAACGAGATGGAGCCTTTCGCCTTGCTGCAGGGCTCGGCGGATGTGGTGTTTTTCTATGGCCAAGGCACCTGGCCGGGGGCGACCTGCATCGAATTGTTCCGCGAGCAAGTGGTGCCGGTGTGCGCTCCGGAGCTGCTGGCCGGGCGTGAACTGGGGGATGCGGCCGAGCTGGCGGAGCTGGTGCTGCTGCAAAGCACGTCGCGGCCCGAAGCCTGGCACGAGTGGTTCCTGGAGCTGGGGCTGCACAGCGTCAGCGCCTACCACGGGCCACGGTTCGATACCTTCTACATGGCGCTGAGTGCGGCCCAGGCGGGCTGCGGGGTAGCGCTGGTACCGCGCTACCTGGTGGCCAAGGAGTTGAGCGAAGGCAGCCTGGTGATTGCTTGGAACCATGCGATGAACAGTACCGGGGCGCATTACCTGGCTTATGCCGAGCATGCGGCAGAGGTGCCGAAGGTGCGGGCGTTGGCGCAATGGGTTCTGGAGCAGTTGCAGGCTTGA
- a CDS encoding aldehyde dehydrogenase family protein: protein MVAGLLERLGVAATAYTQGDYPVHTPIDGSQIASVKLLGKAETTARIDQAQSAFQAWRSVPAPRRGELVRLFGEVLREHKADLGELVSIEAGKITQEGLGEVQEMIDICDFAVGLSRQLYGLTIASERPGHHMRESWHPLGVVGVISAFNFPVAVWAWNTALALVAGNAVVWKPSEKTPLTALACQALFEKALKAFGDAPAGLAQLVIGGREAGEALVDDPRVPLVSATGSTRMGREVGPRVAARFGRSILELGGNNAMILAPSADLDLAVRGILFSAVGTAGQRCTTLRRLIVHRSIKDEVVARVKAAYAKVRIGDPRKDNLVGPLIDKLSFDAMQGALAKARDEGGQVFGGERQLADQFPNAYYVSPAIAEMPAQSDVVRHETFAPILYVLAYDDFEEALRLNNEVPQGLSSCIFTTDIREAERFQSASGSDCGIANVNIGTSGAEIGGAFGGEKETGGGRESGSDAWKGYMRRQTNTVNYSRELPLAQGIVFD from the coding sequence ATGGTTGCTGGATTGCTCGAGCGCCTTGGCGTTGCCGCCACGGCTTACACCCAGGGCGACTACCCTGTTCACACCCCGATCGACGGTAGCCAGATCGCCTCGGTGAAACTGCTTGGCAAGGCCGAGACCACCGCCCGCATCGACCAGGCGCAGAGTGCCTTCCAAGCCTGGCGCAGCGTGCCGGCCCCGCGCCGTGGCGAACTGGTGCGCCTGTTCGGTGAAGTGCTGCGTGAACACAAGGCCGACCTGGGCGAACTGGTGTCGATCGAAGCCGGCAAGATCACTCAGGAAGGCCTGGGTGAAGTCCAGGAAATGATCGACATCTGCGATTTCGCCGTTGGCCTGTCGCGTCAGCTGTACGGCCTGACCATCGCATCGGAGCGCCCTGGCCACCACATGCGTGAGAGCTGGCACCCGCTGGGCGTGGTCGGCGTGATCAGCGCCTTCAACTTCCCGGTGGCCGTGTGGGCCTGGAACACCGCGCTGGCCCTGGTGGCCGGTAACGCGGTGGTGTGGAAGCCTTCGGAGAAGACCCCGCTGACCGCACTGGCCTGCCAGGCACTGTTCGAAAAAGCCCTGAAAGCTTTTGGCGATGCCCCGGCTGGCCTGGCACAACTGGTCATCGGTGGCCGCGAAGCGGGCGAAGCCTTGGTCGACGACCCACGCGTGCCGCTGGTCAGCGCCACCGGCAGCACCCGCATGGGCCGTGAAGTCGGCCCGCGCGTTGCTGCCCGTTTCGGCCGCAGCATCCTGGAGCTGGGCGGTAACAATGCCATGATCCTGGCACCGAGCGCCGATCTGGATCTGGCCGTGCGTGGCATTCTGTTCTCCGCTGTGGGCACCGCCGGCCAGCGCTGCACCACCCTGCGCCGCCTGATCGTGCACCGCTCTATCAAGGACGAAGTGGTTGCCCGTGTGAAAGCCGCCTATGCCAAGGTGCGTATCGGCGACCCGCGCAAGGACAACCTGGTGGGCCCACTGATCGACAAATTGTCGTTCGACGCCATGCAGGGCGCGCTGGCCAAGGCCCGCGACGAGGGTGGCCAGGTATTCGGTGGCGAGCGCCAGCTGGCCGACCAGTTCCCTAACGCCTACTACGTGTCGCCAGCCATCGCCGAGATGCCCGCGCAGAGCGACGTGGTGCGCCACGAAACCTTCGCACCGATCCTCTACGTACTGGCCTACGATGACTTCGAAGAGGCCCTGCGCCTGAACAACGAAGTACCGCAAGGCCTGTCGTCGTGCATCTTCACCACCGACATCCGTGAGGCCGAGCGCTTCCAGAGCGCCTCGGGCAGCGACTGCGGTATCGCCAACGTCAACATCGGCACCAGCGGCGCCGAAATTGGCGGCGCCTTCGGTGGCGAGAAGGAAACCGGCGGCGGTCGTGAGTCGGGTTCCGACGCCTGGAAAGGCTACATGCGTCGCCAGACCAACACCGTGAACTACTCGCGTGAGCTGCCGCTGGCGCAGGGTATCGTGTTCGACTGA